In Streptacidiphilus sp. P02-A3a, the DNA window CTGCTGCTGGCCCGTGGCGCGCTCGCCCACGGAACGCCCCTGGCCACCCACCAGTTCGCCGAGGAGCCGGCCCGCGCGCTGCTGGCCGGCGTGGCCGCGCACGCGGTGGGCCCGCTGCCGAGCCTGCCCGGCGCCGCCGTGGCGCTGCTGCTCGGACACCTCGCGCACGGCCCCGGCTGGCCGGTGCCGCGCGGCGGAAGCGCCGCGATCGCCCAGGCCCTGGCTGCGGAGATCACCGCGCGGGGCGGCCGGTCGCACACCGGCTGCCGCGTCGACGACCTGCGCGAACTCCCCCCGGCCCGGGTCGTGTTGCTGGACCTCGGCCCGAAGGAGTTCCTGCGGATCGGCGGGGCCCGGCTGCCCCCGCGCTATGCGCGCGCGCTCGGCCGCTACCGCTACGCACCGGCCGCCGCGAAGGTCGACTTCCTGGTGTCCGAGCCGATCCCGTGGCCGGACCAGGAGCTGCGGTCGGCGGCCACCGTGCACCTGGGGGGCACCCAGCGCGAGGTCCACCGCCAGGAGTCCGCCACCGCCCGGGGGGACGTCGGCGGCGCGCCGTTCGTCCTGGTCGTGGACCCCGCCGTGGCCGACCCCGGCCGGGCCCGGCCGGGGCGACGCCCGGTGTGGGCCTACGCCCACGTACCCAACGGCGACGGGACCGACCCGGTGGAGCGGGTCACGGCCCGGATCGAGGAGTTCGCCCCCGGCTTCCGCGACACGGTCCTGGCCGCCCGGGGCATCAGCGCGCGGGCGTACGAGGCGTACAACCCCAACTACGTCGGGGGCGACATCGGCGCGGGCGCCATGACGCTCCGGCAGTCGCTGCTGCGCCCCACGCCCCGGCTCGATCCGTACCCCACCCCGCTGCCCGGGGTCTACCTGTGCTCGGCGGCGACACCCCCCGGACCGGGGGTGCACGGCATGTCGGGCCACCTCGCCGCGCTCAGCGCGCTCCGCCGGGAGTTCGGCCTGAGGACCGTGCCGGAGCTGGGGCCG includes these proteins:
- a CDS encoding NAD(P)/FAD-dependent oxidoreductase, with protein sequence MHRSHHPGATDAVVVGTGPNGLAAAVTLARAGLRVELFEARDTIGGGLRTEALFDSDVHHDLCAAVHPLAPVSPFFRAFDLAARGVELLSPPVSYGHPLPDGRVGLAHRDLDATCASLGRDGPHWRRLMRPLLDHSDAVVRLIMHGGRALPRDLATPLLLARGALAHGTPLATHQFAEEPARALLAGVAAHAVGPLPSLPGAAVALLLGHLAHGPGWPVPRGGSAAIAQALAAEITARGGRSHTGCRVDDLRELPPARVVLLDLGPKEFLRIGGARLPPRYARALGRYRYAPAAAKVDFLVSEPIPWPDQELRSAATVHLGGTQREVHRQESATARGDVGGAPFVLVVDPAVADPGRARPGRRPVWAYAHVPNGDGTDPVERVTARIEEFAPGFRDTVLAARGISARAYEAYNPNYVGGDIGAGAMTLRQSLLRPTPRLDPYPTPLPGVYLCSAATPPGPGVHGMSGHLAALSALRREFGLRTVPELGPVPPLG